A part of Gemmatimonadaceae bacterium genomic DNA contains:
- a CDS encoding ATP-binding protein: MPRSPMLGSIRARLRFAAAGIAVVLFAAATVGVLTLQRLARDIQRAETAEARVQDLTSRFALDVADELRAGDQYLHTADAVSDAAFRSRGREAHRVQAALVRLQGTGVPHDSASDAELLARIDAELSVIESVYARAHRLVDIGAGSTATTIVGRADTLESQLREDVSVLARNETTRVTEFAHSVRREAMASSAVLMALLVGAIGLVALLTWQVGASMSRPLAVLVAHANALQQGEREMHTASEGMPSEFRVLANAMNQASQSLASLARTEEALHQSEKLAAIGTLISGVAHELNNPLQAVLLTSELLKAEATDSETRAELAAIGEQVLRARTIISDLLKTVRTDTVVRDAAPLEGTLRDVERELSTIAARYGSDVELIVNGPLPPLVVERVGFVQVITNLVANAGAAALEGGRIRVTAQRCGGGCEILVDDSGPGIRPEVHGRIFEPFFSTKPVGKGTGLGLSVSRGIIESMGGTLTAESPGGGNLTGARFRVFIPSGRHRPNTKLAPRASAEAPPQPATQSDRTASAAPARIEPRAACRMLVVEDEPAIRTVLERLFRLRGWTVDVASNGDEAWSAINESVIEDSPYGAIVCDLRMPVLSGMELHDLLQREQPDLLNRLVFLTGDIVGADVRAFVERTRCRILSKPLDVADLDRVVASIARAAGATVTQRETGAWHVSA; this comes from the coding sequence ATGCCACGGTCCCCGATGCTGGGTTCCATTCGCGCTCGCCTGCGGTTCGCTGCCGCGGGAATCGCGGTCGTGTTGTTCGCGGCCGCGACGGTCGGCGTGCTCACGCTGCAGCGGCTCGCGCGCGACATTCAACGCGCCGAAACGGCCGAAGCGCGCGTGCAGGATCTCACCAGCCGCTTCGCGCTCGACGTGGCAGACGAGCTTCGCGCGGGCGACCAATATCTGCACACGGCCGATGCCGTCTCCGACGCCGCGTTTCGCTCCCGCGGGCGAGAGGCGCACCGGGTGCAGGCCGCGCTCGTGCGCTTGCAGGGAACGGGCGTGCCGCACGACAGCGCATCCGACGCCGAGCTGCTCGCGCGCATCGACGCCGAGCTCTCCGTCATCGAAAGCGTCTACGCGCGAGCGCATCGCCTGGTCGACATCGGCGCCGGGAGCACCGCCACCACCATCGTCGGGCGCGCGGACACGCTCGAGTCGCAATTGCGCGAAGACGTGTCGGTGCTCGCCAGGAACGAGACGACTCGCGTCACGGAGTTCGCGCATTCCGTCCGGCGCGAAGCCATGGCCAGCTCGGCGGTGTTGATGGCGCTGCTCGTCGGCGCCATCGGTCTGGTGGCCCTGCTCACGTGGCAGGTTGGTGCGTCGATGTCGCGCCCGCTCGCCGTGCTCGTCGCGCACGCGAACGCGTTGCAACAGGGCGAGCGCGAGATGCACACCGCGTCGGAGGGAATGCCGAGCGAGTTTCGCGTGCTCGCCAACGCGATGAATCAGGCGTCGCAATCGCTCGCGTCGCTCGCGCGCACGGAAGAGGCCCTGCATCAATCCGAGAAGCTTGCCGCCATCGGCACGCTCATCTCCGGTGTGGCCCACGAGTTGAACAACCCGCTCCAGGCGGTGTTGCTCACCTCGGAGCTGCTCAAGGCCGAAGCGACTGATTCGGAAACGCGCGCGGAGCTCGCGGCGATCGGCGAGCAGGTGCTGCGCGCGCGCACGATCATCTCCGACTTGCTCAAGACGGTGCGCACCGACACCGTGGTACGAGATGCCGCGCCGCTCGAGGGCACGCTTCGCGACGTGGAGCGCGAGCTTTCGACCATCGCCGCGCGGTATGGATCGGACGTGGAGCTCATCGTGAACGGGCCGCTTCCGCCGCTCGTCGTCGAGCGCGTCGGGTTCGTGCAGGTGATCACGAACCTCGTGGCCAACGCCGGTGCGGCGGCCCTCGAGGGCGGCCGTATTCGCGTGACCGCGCAACGATGCGGCGGCGGTTGCGAGATTCTCGTCGACGACTCGGGCCCCGGCATCCGACCCGAGGTGCACGGCCGCATCTTCGAGCCGTTCTTCTCGACCAAACCGGTTGGCAAAGGCACTGGACTCGGCCTCTCCGTGTCTCGCGGCATCATCGAGAGCATGGGCGGCACGTTGACCGCGGAGTCGCCGGGTGGCGGCAATCTCACCGGCGCTCGCTTCCGCGTCTTCATCCCGTCCGGACGCCATCGACCGAACACGAAGCTCGCGCCTCGAGCGTCTGCCGAAGCGCCTCCGCAGCCGGCGACACAATCTGACCGGACCGCATCCGCTGCGCCGGCGCGCATCGAACCTCGTGCGGCGTGCCGCATGTTGGTCGTTGAAGACGAGCCGGCGATTCGGACCGTGCTCGAGCGCCTCTTCCGCCTTCGCGGCTGGACCGTCGACGTCGCGTCGAACGGCGACGAAGCATGGTCAGCGATCAACGAAAGCGTGATCGAGGACTCGCCGTACGGCGCGATCGTCTGCGATCTGCGCATGCCGGTGCTGTCCGGCATGGAGCTTCACGACCTGCTGCAGCGCGAGCAGCCTGATTTGTTGAACCGCCTCGTGTTCCTCACCGGCGACATCGTCGGCGCGGACGTGCGCGCCTTCGTCGAGCGCACCAGGTGCCGAATTCTCTCGAAGCCGCTCGACGTCGCCGATCTCGATCGCGTCGTCGCCTCGATCGCGCGCGCCGCCGGCGCCACCGTCACCCAACGTGAAACCGGAGCCTGGCATGTCTCGGCATAA
- a CDS encoding ABC transporter substrate-binding protein, translated as MSRHKAALLIASFASLLGVSCTRRDDAYWVGAVGQYAGDEAARENLRGIQLAVSQVNRSGGIHGHLVRLVTKDDAGRGDLAARIAHSFVADERVSVVVGHTTSAAMIAAAPVYDRHLVAIATTASAPALTGISPWVFRVIPSDSVTGARLARFAASRGWHRAAILYENDVYGRGLADAFSGVFPGTIVSSDPIVPDAADLPTFVRFYERFTPDVIFVITRPSYVPASLRDALANKHLPVAIVASEGSTDLEHDVARAEDIYTSAPFSSLRDGGDRGEFKRDYEAAFGNPPMQEAALAYDAAVTAFAALAAVGPDRAAIRGYLRALDNDTAPIGATGRVYFDSLGDRRALGGVLLQVKRGHVVALADTLR; from the coding sequence ATGTCTCGGCATAAGGCGGCGCTGCTGATCGCGTCATTCGCATCGTTGCTCGGCGTGAGTTGTACGCGTCGCGACGATGCGTACTGGGTCGGCGCCGTCGGACAGTATGCCGGCGATGAGGCGGCGCGCGAAAACCTGCGCGGCATCCAGCTCGCCGTGAGCCAAGTGAATCGATCCGGCGGCATTCACGGACACCTCGTTCGTCTCGTGACGAAAGACGACGCTGGACGAGGCGACCTCGCCGCGCGCATCGCGCACTCTTTCGTCGCCGACGAACGCGTATCGGTTGTCGTCGGACACACGACGTCCGCCGCGATGATCGCCGCCGCGCCCGTGTACGACAGGCATCTCGTCGCGATCGCCACGACGGCGTCGGCTCCCGCGCTCACCGGCATTTCGCCATGGGTGTTTCGGGTCATTCCGAGCGACTCCGTGACCGGCGCGCGGTTGGCGCGTTTCGCGGCTTCGCGCGGGTGGCATCGCGCCGCGATTCTCTACGAGAACGACGTCTATGGGCGCGGCCTGGCCGACGCGTTCAGCGGCGTCTTTCCGGGTACCATCGTGTCGTCCGATCCGATCGTGCCCGACGCCGCCGACCTGCCGACGTTCGTTCGATTCTACGAGCGCTTCACGCCGGACGTGATCTTCGTGATCACTCGTCCGAGTTACGTGCCCGCGTCGTTGCGCGATGCGTTGGCGAACAAGCACCTGCCCGTCGCGATCGTCGCCTCCGAGGGATCCACGGATCTCGAGCACGACGTTGCGCGCGCCGAGGACATCTACACGAGCGCGCCGTTCAGCAGCCTGCGTGATGGTGGCGATCGCGGCGAGTTCAAGCGCGACTACGAGGCGGCATTCGGCAATCCGCCGATGCAGGAGGCGGCGCTCGCCTACGACGCGGCGGTTACCGCGTTTGCGGCGCTCGCCGCGGTTGGTCCGGATCGCGCGGCGATCCGCGGGTACTTGCGCGCGCTGGACAACGACACCGCGCCGATCGGCGCGACCGGGCGGGTCTACTTCGACTCGCTCGGCGATCGCCGCGCGCTGGGCGGCGTGCTGTTGCAGGTGAAGCGGGGGCACGTCGTCGCGCTCGCGGACACGTTGCGCTGA
- a CDS encoding PadR family transcriptional regulator, giving the protein MTHTDLDFLRGSLDVIVLRTLAGGPAHGLAIARWIRVVTDDALQLDEGSLYPALYRMENRGWIRATWRVTENNRRAKYYSLTMLGRRQLAEQTVTWNAFVGAVAKVFAANTSASPAPVK; this is encoded by the coding sequence GTGACCCACACCGATCTCGATTTCCTCCGTGGATCGCTCGACGTCATCGTGCTGCGCACGCTGGCCGGCGGGCCGGCGCACGGACTCGCCATCGCCCGGTGGATCCGCGTCGTGACCGACGACGCGCTCCAGCTCGACGAAGGCTCGCTCTACCCCGCCCTCTACCGCATGGAGAATCGCGGGTGGATCCGCGCCACCTGGCGCGTGACCGAGAACAACCGCCGCGCCAAATACTATTCCCTCACCATGCTCGGCCGCCGGCAGCTCGCTGAGCAGACGGTGACCTGGAATGCCTTCGTCGGGGCCGTGGCGAAAGTGTTTGCCGCGAACACGTCGGCTTCCCCCGCCCCGGTCAAATGA
- a CDS encoding ABC transporter permease — translation MSRLDDGRHTPWYRYVRFWGTNVRADVRDEIDFHMEGVVEELRAAGLSEADARRAARERFGNVRRVADSMRQLAARREQSTEMMELLRRLAQGTRQALRRLAREWRYSLAVVGILAVGIGPAAGMISVITNVLLKPLDYRAPQRLGMLRVSLAQLRNHPGLAPGEVYTMRQDSIFDDVAIETRQAEVSMGPPGQLVPLSQLGVSTEMLSMLGVHAYLGRVFSTEDFVPLSAQNQSFGSAPGAPSAGPPQRMMIDYDTWQTHFSSNPNVIGTFVPINGTPTQIIGVLPPGFQLITGRAAPSRVDVYTAFPLPQFWNAWMFPTIARLKPGQTFEQAQAALDAIAPRIKREHPEFYEGELHFTITPLLDDMTQSTRPAFRAAGAAVILLFIIAFANATALVLARMRARETSFAVRYALGATPRALVAHAFGENLLLAVGGAIAGAALAVATVSGIRTLIPHSVPRWQAVAVGWDQLLWAAALSVVGLLLLGLAPLWRVARGRGFLSLRSGSAQGGAAESARSRLVLVGAQMALTVVLAFGCVQLARSAVRLRHIDLGFDANVLTLRVAYDSKRYPTGGARAALYQRIRDRVRQVPGVTDAGVVTHVPLSGSTMMDGYEADLSKETSFKQGANYQGVTPGYFRTMRIPILQGRDFTDEEDRDTLPVIIVDESLVRTVFPHERSAIGKTLRLGWGLPNARIVGVVGHARTIDPGRAVRPQIYCPIGNLFQQAGIVVARTQGDARALAPAITSAIHDAGPGRAVSNVAMLTENVTAATSTLVAVTGLVTVLAASAGLLSAVGLYLVVAFVVHERRRSTAIRAALGATAPRVMWENFLTSAGVLGVALPLGTIAALLVSPALDDLVYGVRSRDPLSLAAAIVVAALAGLLGTYVPLRRAANVNVLEALREA, via the coding sequence ATGAGTCGCCTCGACGACGGACGCCACACGCCGTGGTATCGCTACGTCCGCTTCTGGGGAACGAACGTCCGCGCCGACGTCCGCGACGAGATCGACTTTCACATGGAAGGCGTGGTAGAGGAGCTGCGCGCCGCGGGGCTCAGCGAGGCCGACGCCCGCCGCGCCGCGCGTGAGCGGTTCGGCAACGTGCGGCGCGTCGCCGACAGCATGCGCCAACTCGCCGCCCGCCGGGAGCAATCGACCGAGATGATGGAACTCTTGAGACGACTCGCGCAAGGCACGCGGCAGGCACTCCGGCGCCTCGCCCGCGAATGGCGGTACTCGCTCGCCGTGGTCGGCATCCTCGCCGTCGGCATCGGTCCCGCGGCCGGGATGATCTCCGTCATCACCAACGTTCTGCTCAAGCCGCTCGACTATCGAGCGCCGCAGCGACTTGGCATGCTGCGCGTGAGTCTCGCGCAACTACGGAATCATCCCGGACTCGCGCCGGGCGAAGTGTACACCATGCGCCAGGACAGCATCTTCGACGACGTCGCGATCGAGACGCGCCAGGCCGAAGTGTCGATGGGTCCGCCCGGTCAGCTCGTCCCGCTTTCGCAACTCGGCGTCTCCACCGAGATGCTGTCGATGCTCGGCGTGCATGCCTACCTCGGTCGCGTGTTCTCGACGGAAGATTTCGTGCCGTTGAGCGCGCAGAATCAGTCGTTCGGCTCGGCACCGGGCGCGCCATCCGCGGGGCCGCCGCAGCGGATGATGATCGACTACGACACCTGGCAGACGCACTTCTCGAGCAATCCGAACGTCATCGGGACGTTCGTGCCGATCAATGGAACGCCGACGCAGATCATTGGCGTGCTGCCACCGGGCTTTCAGCTGATCACCGGACGCGCCGCTCCGAGCCGAGTGGACGTGTACACGGCGTTTCCGCTGCCGCAATTCTGGAACGCGTGGATGTTTCCCACGATCGCGCGGCTCAAGCCGGGCCAGACATTCGAGCAGGCGCAGGCGGCGCTCGACGCCATCGCGCCGCGCATCAAGCGCGAGCATCCGGAGTTCTACGAGGGCGAGCTTCACTTCACCATCACGCCGCTGCTCGACGACATGACGCAGAGCACTCGTCCGGCATTTCGCGCCGCGGGCGCGGCGGTGATCCTGCTCTTCATCATCGCGTTCGCGAACGCCACGGCGCTCGTGCTCGCGCGCATGCGGGCGCGAGAGACGAGCTTCGCCGTCCGCTACGCGCTCGGCGCCACGCCGCGCGCGCTCGTGGCCCATGCGTTCGGTGAGAACTTGCTGCTCGCCGTGGGCGGCGCCATCGCCGGCGCGGCGCTCGCCGTCGCGACGGTGAGCGGCATACGTACTCTCATTCCACACTCGGTGCCGCGTTGGCAAGCGGTCGCCGTCGGCTGGGACCAGCTGCTGTGGGCGGCGGCCCTCAGCGTCGTCGGACTCCTGTTGTTGGGCCTCGCGCCGCTCTGGCGCGTCGCTCGCGGACGCGGCTTTTTGTCGCTGCGATCCGGTTCGGCGCAGGGCGGTGCCGCGGAGAGCGCGCGATCGCGACTCGTGCTCGTCGGCGCACAGATGGCGCTCACGGTGGTGCTGGCGTTCGGCTGCGTGCAATTGGCGCGAAGCGCGGTTCGCCTGCGGCATATCGACTTGGGCTTCGACGCGAACGTGCTGACACTCCGCGTTGCGTATGACTCGAAGCGATATCCGACGGGCGGAGCGCGAGCCGCGCTCTATCAGCGCATTCGTGATCGCGTACGCCAGGTTCCCGGCGTGACGGACGCCGGCGTCGTCACGCATGTGCCGCTCAGTGGCTCGACGATGATGGACGGCTACGAAGCGGATCTGAGCAAGGAGACGTCGTTCAAGCAGGGCGCGAACTACCAAGGGGTGACGCCCGGATATTTCCGTACGATGCGTATTCCAATCCTCCAAGGGCGCGATTTTACGGACGAGGAAGATCGCGATACGCTGCCCGTGATCATCGTCGACGAGTCACTCGTGCGCACCGTCTTTCCGCATGAACGGAGCGCGATCGGAAAGACGCTGCGGCTCGGGTGGGGATTGCCCAACGCGCGCATCGTCGGCGTGGTCGGTCACGCACGCACGATCGATCCCGGCCGCGCCGTGCGGCCGCAGATCTATTGCCCAATAGGCAATCTGTTCCAGCAGGCGGGAATCGTGGTTGCGCGCACGCAAGGCGATGCACGAGCGCTGGCCCCCGCCATCACCAGCGCCATACACGACGCGGGGCCCGGGCGCGCCGTCTCGAACGTCGCGATGCTCACGGAGAACGTGACGGCGGCGACGAGCACCCTGGTTGCCGTCACGGGATTGGTGACCGTGCTCGCGGCTTCCGCCGGGCTCCTCTCGGCGGTCGGACTCTATCTCGTCGTCGCGTTCGTGGTGCACGAACGCCGGCGTTCCACGGCGATTCGCGCCGCACTTGGCGCGACCGCGCCGCGTGTGATGTGGGAGAATTTCCTCACGAGCGCCGGCGTGCTCGGTGTTGCACTGCCGTTGGGGACGATCGCGGCGTTGCTGGTGAGCCCAGCGTTGGACGATCTCGTCTACGGCGTGAGAAGCCGTGATCCTCTGAGTTTGGCGGCCGCGATTGTAGTTGCCGCGCTCGCGGGATTGCTCGGGACGTACGTGCCGCTCAGACGGGCCGCCAATGTCAACGTGCTCGAGGCGTTGCGGGAGGCGTAG
- a CDS encoding CHAT domain-containing protein — protein MRTAVLHIGPKTNDGFPVELRVMSADATVLPAEPIATTTIPAAFFAADYAPKSEAGPPIGAKAAVELYAHDEEELSEYDALGLSLYRVLTSGGVGQSWHDFRDDAPGAGLCTVLNIASHASTKSLHDLPWEMMRDEDGNYLFVDPENPMLRGEALTLADRNPLVRPAARGLEYPLDDWPLRVIVAVSVEPGGKTAIAADEELCRLETLFGKHRCEIEYEVLENPTIAELTIRCADAAPHVLHFIGHADTGGGAGDSRLLMYSPRAPGRAGLEAWSARDIQNALQRVPIRLVVLNACRTAAAVKGGASALMPHTSLSDGFLRIGTLGVVGMQHDIRGDLAAAFSAALYEEIIQGACPDRAVAKARWEISRIASLEQRREWSFPVLRTRVLPRFVLPRPPAVQCSTLLVQRFSSRVTQRRIVRETLRGRASRLARNAVDGATGASSPHLTLITGESEIGKSHLAKWCYQVAQRHGANVVYVSFGTTGIPDLLDALRWIRDGKRPTADRELKRDPDWPLPEKAFREFTWTLNHRIRGVTLIPPLREEDVVTDEGRRLVGSERPAENFVDDTLLQFRLALENAARPGSLVLVLDQIEQIEPTALTDWLPRGLFAPIARGEVKGVHLVLITRSKDLAAQLANVAPNAPAKIPLNEFAPDEMIAVVRQLCFQWSGEVFSALDKGGIVQKMLDQFGHGGNVLQRIDTICGQMK, from the coding sequence GTGCGTACCGCCGTCCTGCACATCGGTCCGAAAACCAACGACGGATTTCCCGTCGAGCTGCGGGTGATGTCGGCCGATGCCACGGTCCTTCCGGCCGAGCCGATCGCGACCACGACTATTCCGGCCGCGTTCTTCGCCGCCGACTACGCGCCGAAGTCCGAGGCCGGCCCGCCGATCGGCGCGAAAGCGGCCGTCGAGCTTTACGCGCACGACGAAGAGGAACTGTCGGAGTACGACGCACTCGGACTGTCGCTGTATCGCGTCCTCACGTCGGGCGGCGTGGGGCAGTCGTGGCACGACTTCCGTGACGACGCTCCCGGCGCGGGACTCTGCACGGTCCTGAACATCGCGTCGCACGCGAGCACGAAATCGCTGCATGACCTGCCGTGGGAAATGATGCGGGACGAGGACGGGAATTACCTGTTTGTCGATCCTGAAAACCCAATGCTGCGGGGCGAAGCCCTCACGCTCGCGGATCGCAATCCGCTCGTTCGCCCCGCCGCTCGAGGGCTCGAGTATCCGCTCGACGACTGGCCGCTGCGCGTCATCGTCGCGGTCTCGGTCGAGCCCGGAGGGAAAACGGCCATCGCGGCAGACGAGGAGCTGTGCCGGCTCGAGACGCTCTTCGGCAAGCATCGCTGCGAGATCGAATACGAGGTGCTCGAGAATCCCACGATCGCGGAGCTGACGATCCGCTGCGCGGATGCGGCGCCACACGTTCTGCATTTCATCGGTCACGCGGACACGGGCGGCGGCGCCGGCGATTCGCGTTTGCTCATGTATTCGCCACGCGCTCCTGGCAGAGCGGGATTGGAGGCGTGGTCGGCGCGCGACATCCAGAATGCATTGCAGCGCGTCCCGATCCGCCTGGTGGTTCTCAACGCATGTCGTACTGCTGCTGCCGTTAAGGGCGGCGCCAGCGCGTTGATGCCGCACACGAGCCTGAGTGACGGCTTCCTGCGGATCGGCACCCTTGGCGTCGTCGGCATGCAGCACGACATCCGCGGCGATCTGGCGGCGGCCTTCTCCGCGGCGTTGTACGAGGAGATCATCCAGGGCGCGTGTCCGGATCGCGCCGTCGCGAAGGCGCGGTGGGAGATTTCCAGAATCGCCTCCCTCGAGCAGCGCCGCGAGTGGTCGTTTCCCGTGCTGCGAACGCGCGTGCTGCCGAGATTCGTGCTGCCTCGCCCGCCGGCGGTTCAATGCAGCACGTTGCTGGTGCAACGGTTTTCGTCACGAGTCACGCAGCGACGCATCGTACGCGAGACGCTGCGCGGCCGCGCGTCGCGGCTCGCACGCAATGCCGTCGATGGAGCCACCGGAGCGTCGTCGCCGCATTTGACCCTCATCACCGGCGAGAGCGAGATCGGCAAATCGCATCTCGCGAAGTGGTGCTACCAGGTCGCCCAACGGCATGGCGCGAACGTCGTCTACGTGTCGTTCGGCACCACCGGCATCCCGGATCTTCTCGATGCGTTGCGATGGATTCGCGACGGCAAGCGGCCGACCGCCGACCGCGAGCTGAAACGCGACCCCGATTGGCCGTTGCCAGAAAAGGCATTCCGCGAATTCACGTGGACTCTGAATCATCGCATCCGCGGCGTGACACTCATTCCCCCGCTGCGCGAGGAGGACGTCGTGACGGACGAGGGGCGCCGCCTTGTCGGCAGCGAGCGGCCGGCGGAGAACTTCGTCGACGACACGCTGCTGCAGTTCCGTCTGGCCCTGGAGAACGCCGCTCGGCCCGGGTCCCTCGTTCTCGTGTTGGATCAGATCGAACAAATAGAGCCGACGGCGCTCACCGACTGGTTGCCGCGCGGACTGTTCGCGCCGATTGCGCGAGGCGAAGTGAAGGGTGTTCATCTCGTGTTGATCACGCGATCGAAGGACCTCGCCGCACAATTGGCGAATGTGGCGCCGAATGCACCCGCGAAGATCCCGCTGAACGAATTCGCCCCCGATGAGATGATCGCCGTTGTCCGGCAGCTCTGCTTTCAGTGGTCGGGCGAGGTGTTTTCCGCGTTGGACAAGGGCGGAATCGTGCAGAAGATGCTCGACCAGTTCGGTCACGGCGGGAATGTCCTACAACGCATCGACACCATTTGCGGGCAAATGAAATGA